A single genomic interval of Adhaeribacter pallidiroseus harbors:
- a CDS encoding TonB-dependent receptor encodes MPAIAQFKLSGVITDALTRKPIEAVNILVKNTGKGTVADDNGNFTLFLATGNYQITFSSVGYQPQTRNVAIRQNTRITISLVQENKQMDALTITDKAPDQNIKSVQMSRVQLDLINIRKIPVVMGESDIIKVLTLQPGVSTVGEGAGGFNVRGGRVDQNLVLLDGAPLFNTSHLLGFFASVSPDAIQDVSLYKGGIPAQFGGRLSSLLTLKMRPGNYEKLKFSGGISPISSRLLLEGPLLKNKLTFLVGGRVAYPNWIIRAFPGDTKKNKAFFHDLNGKIQYKLNEKNFTSLTLYRSYDSFKFPEDTAYSWQSNAASWQWNSLVSDKVSFSVNAIHSEYGFGTEGLNPAYGFKLNSTIQHQEIKANVSYTPTPRHKIEAGASTIRYRINPGELKPTDSESNINSVVLEKEHGVEQAAYVSDEWYLGPKVSLQIGLRYSRFNNTGAGRVFRYQTDVPRSTETVTDTLLYNQGQTIKTYGGWEPRVALRVEIDNKTAVKLNYNRTRQYLHLISNTTAISPVDFWKVSDAFVPPQIADQVGVGIFRNFQNNNWETSVEAFYKNMQSLVEYKNGARLLLNPSIETDLLPGKGKAYGVELSVHKNSGRLTGQASYTFSRSLVALQSPFAIEQVNQGDYFPSTFDRPHNLALSSLYDLGKGWTFATNFIYITGRPATYPDGKYILNEVPVVNYSRRNADRIPDYHRLDVSFTKDTRKTKDQERYQLWIVSFYNLYARKNPYSIYFTNDSSWTRSYRLAVFGTIIPSLTWNFNF; translated from the coding sequence ATGCCGGCTATTGCTCAATTTAAGCTTAGCGGCGTTATTACCGATGCGTTAACTAGAAAACCAATTGAAGCAGTTAATATTCTTGTTAAAAATACCGGTAAAGGAACCGTAGCCGATGATAACGGAAATTTTACATTGTTCTTGGCAACCGGAAATTACCAAATTACTTTTTCTTCGGTGGGTTATCAACCGCAAACCCGCAACGTGGCTATCCGGCAAAATACCCGCATTACCATATCGTTGGTGCAGGAGAACAAGCAAATGGATGCTTTAACCATCACGGACAAAGCGCCCGACCAAAATATTAAAAGTGTGCAGATGAGCCGCGTGCAATTGGACTTGATTAATATTAGAAAAATACCGGTAGTAATGGGAGAAAGCGATATTATAAAAGTACTAACCCTGCAGCCCGGTGTTTCTACCGTGGGCGAAGGGGCAGGAGGCTTTAACGTGCGGGGTGGCCGGGTAGACCAGAACCTGGTTTTACTGGATGGTGCCCCGTTGTTTAACACCTCGCATTTACTAGGCTTTTTTGCCAGCGTTAGTCCAGATGCCATTCAGGATGTTTCGTTGTATAAAGGCGGCATACCGGCCCAGTTTGGCGGACGGCTTTCTTCGTTGCTTACCTTAAAAATGCGACCCGGCAATTACGAAAAGTTAAAATTTTCCGGTGGCATTAGCCCGATCAGTAGCCGCTTATTGCTGGAAGGCCCACTTTTAAAAAATAAACTTACTTTCTTGGTGGGTGGCCGGGTAGCTTATCCCAACTGGATTATCCGGGCATTTCCGGGTGATACTAAAAAGAATAAAGCTTTTTTTCATGACTTAAATGGCAAAATACAATATAAGCTAAACGAAAAGAATTTTACTTCGCTTACGCTTTACCGCAGCTACGATAGTTTTAAATTCCCGGAAGATACCGCTTATTCCTGGCAGTCGAATGCTGCTTCGTGGCAGTGGAACAGCCTGGTATCCGATAAAGTCTCTTTTTCGGTAAATGCCATCCACAGCGAATATGGTTTTGGTACCGAAGGCCTTAATCCGGCGTATGGTTTTAAGCTAAACTCTACTATCCAACACCAGGAAATAAAAGCTAATGTATCGTACACACCTACTCCCCGGCACAAAATAGAAGCAGGAGCCAGTACTATTCGTTACCGCATCAACCCCGGCGAGCTAAAACCAACTGATTCGGAATCAAACATCAATTCTGTGGTACTCGAAAAAGAACACGGTGTGGAGCAAGCCGCTTATGTCAGCGATGAGTGGTATTTAGGGCCGAAAGTTTCCTTACAAATCGGATTACGGTACTCCCGGTTTAACAACACCGGAGCGGGCAGGGTGTTTCGATACCAAACCGATGTACCTCGCAGTACCGAAACAGTTACCGATACGTTGCTTTACAACCAAGGGCAAACCATTAAAACGTACGGTGGTTGGGAACCCCGGGTAGCTTTGCGGGTAGAAATAGATAACAAAACGGCCGTTAAATTAAATTACAACCGTACGCGCCAGTACCTGCATTTGATATCCAATACTACCGCTATATCGCCGGTAGATTTCTGGAAGGTAAGCGATGCATTTGTGCCCCCGCAAATAGCCGACCAGGTGGGAGTAGGCATTTTCCGGAATTTTCAGAATAATAACTGGGAAACCTCTGTCGAAGCTTTTTACAAAAACATGCAAAGCCTGGTGGAATACAAGAACGGGGCCCGCTTGTTGCTAAACCCCAGCATTGAAACCGACTTGCTACCGGGTAAGGGCAAAGCTTATGGCGTAGAATTGAGCGTTCATAAAAATTCCGGTCGACTGACGGGGCAGGCAAGTTATACGTTTTCCCGGTCGCTGGTGGCGTTGCAATCTCCTTTTGCCATTGAACAAGTAAACCAAGGCGATTATTTTCCTTCTACCTTCGACCGGCCCCATAACCTGGCTTTGTCTAGTTTATACGACCTGGGTAAAGGCTGGACCTTTGCTACTAATTTTATTTACATCACCGGCCGGCCAGCTACTTACCCCGATGGGAAATACATTTTAAACGAAGTGCCGGTAGTAAACTACTCCCGCCGCAATGCCGACCGCATTCCGGATTATCACCGGCTGGATGTTTCTTTCACCAAAGATACCCGCAAAACAAAAGATCAGGAAAGATACCAATTATGGATAGTATCTTTTTATAATTTGTATGCCCGCAAGAACCCTTATTCCATTTATTTTACCAACGATAGCAGCTGGACCCGGTCTTACCGCTTAGCCGTTTTCGGCACCATTATACCATCACTCACCTGGAATTTCAATTTTTAA
- a CDS encoding DUF4249 domain-containing protein — translation MRFKYTVLLVLLGLGILTACIDEVNLPIRNEEQKLVVEGLITNEKTPYTVRLTYTGTFKGGSTAPASLAVSGALVTISDNTGATVTLKPIIQQPGIYRTTDTTFVGQVGRSYTLKIVTPQGKTFVSTPEMLSPVPPIENLTAVFKDVADRSKPSGYQVTADTKDPGETENYYRWTAYGYSRRVSAGKPLLGGGICCANCWIPVFDNTINIFTDERINGNQIKNREVFFAPYYAQGKLYVEISQYSLSREAYQFWQRFQEQQSRVGSIFDPLPAPLEGNIANTENPAELALGYFGASGISRKRLTISGDTLVLFPDYYKEFIQPGDCRLAYPNAGFLPPENW, via the coding sequence ATGCGCTTCAAGTATACTGTTTTGTTAGTGCTACTGGGTTTAGGTATTCTTACCGCTTGCATCGACGAAGTAAATTTACCTATCCGGAATGAAGAGCAGAAGCTGGTAGTGGAAGGGTTAATTACCAATGAAAAAACCCCTTATACCGTTCGGCTAACCTACACCGGCACTTTTAAAGGCGGCAGCACGGCTCCGGCCTCGTTGGCCGTGAGTGGGGCATTGGTAACTATTTCGGATAATACGGGCGCTACGGTTACGCTAAAACCGATTATTCAGCAACCGGGCATTTACCGGACTACCGATACTACTTTTGTGGGGCAAGTGGGCCGATCGTATACTTTAAAAATTGTAACCCCGCAGGGCAAAACCTTTGTATCCACGCCCGAAATGCTGTCCCCCGTGCCTCCCATCGAAAATTTAACGGCCGTTTTTAAAGACGTAGCGGATCGGAGTAAACCCAGCGGCTACCAGGTAACCGCCGATACCAAAGATCCCGGAGAAACGGAAAATTACTATCGGTGGACCGCTTATGGGTATAGCCGGCGGGTGTCGGCAGGTAAACCCCTGCTGGGTGGCGGTATTTGCTGTGCCAATTGCTGGATTCCTGTTTTTGATAACACCATTAATATTTTTACGGACGAACGGATAAACGGCAACCAGATTAAAAACCGGGAAGTTTTTTTTGCGCCTTATTATGCCCAAGGAAAACTATACGTCGAAATAAGCCAATACTCCCTCTCGCGCGAAGCGTATCAATTCTGGCAACGGTTTCAGGAGCAACAAAGCCGGGTGGGCAGCATTTTCGATCCTTTACCCGCTCCCCTGGAAGGCAATATTGCGAACACCGAAAATCCGGCGGAATTAGCGCTGGGTTATTTTGGTGCTTCTGGCATTTCGCGCAAGCGCCTCACCATTAGTGGTGATACCTTGGTTTTGTTTCCGGATTATTATAAAGAATTTATCCAACCAGGCGATTGTCGGTTAGCCTACCCGAATGCTGGTTTTTTGCCACCGGAAAACTGGTAA
- a CDS encoding Kelch repeat-containing protein yields the protein MALPRSRFWLFLLLLLGTFACKNEPEGTPAAPRVTLLSVYSVDPAQAEAKVELSNIDPKGKYEYGVVWSENLAPTISDNKKTLITIPDFSISTLLLSELALGKTFYIRAYVRLAEEYYYSNEIVLKHQSPFIWRSLANINWSDKSNLVSSTAIGGGIIILRPTDNFNTEVWYYITFRDTWERQKDLIFRPNRFEPLLFKLNKFGDEATYFGGGYQIKESIPGKYIYQKDFWQYDFFYGGTTEEYPDFPFGYSTLTHFTLDTKTYVLENRPERNVWMLLNGMSWHKQNNFPGPYLGNFVGFSIGGKGYVLIEDTSVSGITKSLYEYNPDTDTWLQKADFPGENRINGVAFSVKDKGYYGLGQAKETPGGLRDIWQYDPATDSWQKYTDYPGVGNVKVTANTIDDKVYLGLGLQVKPSLAGVEEYLPATDFWELKP from the coding sequence ATGGCTCTACCCCGTTCCCGTTTCTGGCTTTTTCTACTCTTACTTCTTGGAACTTTTGCTTGTAAAAACGAACCAGAAGGTACCCCCGCGGCGCCTCGTGTTACCTTGCTGTCGGTATACTCCGTAGATCCTGCGCAAGCCGAAGCCAAAGTTGAACTAAGTAATATAGACCCTAAAGGAAAGTACGAATACGGGGTAGTCTGGTCAGAAAACCTAGCGCCAACGATATCCGACAACAAGAAAACGTTAATTACAATACCGGACTTTTCCATATCGACCTTACTACTTTCGGAATTAGCATTAGGAAAAACTTTTTATATAAGAGCCTACGTGCGGCTAGCCGAGGAGTATTATTACAGCAACGAGATAGTATTAAAACACCAATCTCCTTTTATCTGGCGTTCCTTAGCCAATATTAACTGGTCCGATAAATCGAACTTGGTAAGCAGTACAGCAATAGGCGGCGGCATTATTATCTTACGCCCTACCGATAATTTTAACACCGAGGTATGGTATTACATTACTTTCCGGGATACCTGGGAACGACAGAAAGACCTTATCTTTCGACCGAACCGGTTTGAGCCGCTCTTGTTTAAACTAAATAAATTTGGCGATGAAGCTACTTACTTTGGCGGCGGTTACCAGATTAAAGAAAGTATTCCCGGCAAGTACATTTACCAAAAAGATTTCTGGCAGTACGACTTTTTTTACGGAGGTACCACCGAAGAATACCCTGATTTTCCTTTTGGCTATTCTACCCTGACGCATTTTACTTTAGACACGAAGACCTATGTACTAGAAAACCGCCCGGAACGCAACGTATGGATGTTGTTGAATGGCATGAGCTGGCACAAACAGAATAATTTTCCGGGTCCTTATTTAGGCAATTTTGTAGGCTTCTCCATCGGTGGAAAAGGGTATGTCCTTATTGAAGACACTTCGGTATCCGGTATAACCAAAAGCTTGTATGAATACAACCCGGATACCGACACCTGGCTGCAAAAAGCAGATTTTCCGGGCGAAAACCGCATCAATGGTGTAGCCTTTTCGGTAAAAGACAAAGGGTATTATGGTTTAGGCCAAGCGAAAGAAACGCCCGGCGGCTTACGGGATATCTGGCAATACGATCCGGCAACTGATTCCTGGCAAAAGTATACCGATTATCCGGGTGTTGGTAACGTAAAAGTAACCGCCAATACCATCGACGATAAAGTTTACTTAGGATTGGGCTTACAAGTTAAACCTAGTTTAGCCGGCGTAGAAGAATATCTACCAGCTACCGACTTTTGGGAGTTAAAGCCTTAA
- a CDS encoding MFS transporter, translating into MQTLTKTVATGVGSYRWTICFLVFFATTINYLDRAVISLLKSNLETEFRWTETDYSNIVIAFQLSYALGMLGVGRLIDKLGTKLGYALSITLWSVAAIGHALVKSTFGFIIARSALGITEAGNFPAAIKTVAEWFPKKERALATGIFNSGTNIGAIIAPLTVPFIAVQWGWQWAFILTGLIGFIWLVAWFFIYEVPAKHAKLSRTEFDYIHSDVDTATDTQNADKSASWIKLLGFRQTWAFALGKFLTDPVWWFYLFWLPAFLKAEYGVEGTAMALPVALVYTLSTFGSIGGGWLPLKFIRGGMPVFKARKTSMLIYAFCALPVLFSQYLGSFNMWLAVFIIGFAASAHQAWSANIFTTVSDMFPKKAIGSVTGIGGMFGGLGGMLIAKLAGKLFDHYKALGTIEIGYYIMFLVCGSAYLLAWLVMHALAPKMKQVSL; encoded by the coding sequence ATGCAAACCTTAACAAAAACTGTTGCCACCGGAGTGGGTTCTTACCGCTGGACTATTTGTTTTCTCGTATTCTTTGCCACTACCATTAATTACCTCGACCGGGCGGTAATTAGTTTATTAAAATCTAATCTGGAAACGGAGTTCCGGTGGACTGAAACCGATTATTCTAACATCGTAATTGCTTTTCAGTTGTCGTACGCCTTGGGCATGCTGGGCGTAGGCCGTTTAATTGATAAACTAGGCACCAAGTTAGGTTATGCTTTATCGATTACCCTCTGGAGTGTGGCGGCCATCGGGCATGCTTTAGTAAAAAGTACTTTTGGTTTTATCATTGCCCGTTCGGCGTTGGGCATTACCGAAGCCGGCAATTTTCCGGCGGCTATCAAAACGGTAGCCGAGTGGTTCCCGAAAAAAGAACGGGCTCTGGCCACTGGTATTTTTAATTCCGGCACCAACATCGGGGCGATCATTGCGCCGTTAACCGTACCTTTTATTGCGGTGCAGTGGGGCTGGCAATGGGCTTTTATTCTCACCGGTTTAATCGGCTTTATCTGGCTGGTGGCCTGGTTCTTTATTTACGAAGTACCGGCTAAGCACGCAAAACTCTCCCGCACCGAATTTGATTATATTCACAGCGATGTGGATACGGCCACGGATACCCAAAACGCCGATAAATCAGCTTCCTGGATAAAATTGCTGGGCTTCCGGCAAACCTGGGCTTTTGCCTTGGGTAAGTTTTTAACCGATCCGGTGTGGTGGTTTTATTTGTTCTGGCTGCCCGCTTTTTTAAAAGCAGAGTACGGTGTAGAAGGTACGGCCATGGCTTTGCCGGTGGCTTTGGTTTATACCTTATCTACTTTTGGCAGTATTGGCGGGGGCTGGCTACCGTTAAAATTTATACGGGGCGGTATGCCGGTATTTAAAGCGCGTAAAACGTCGATGCTGATTTATGCTTTTTGCGCTTTGCCGGTTTTATTTTCGCAGTACCTGGGTTCGTTTAATATGTGGCTGGCCGTGTTTATTATTGGTTTTGCGGCATCGGCACACCAAGCCTGGAGTGCCAATATTTTTACTACGGTATCCGATATGTTTCCTAAAAAAGCGATTGGTTCCGTTACGGGTATCGGCGGCATGTTTGGCGGTTTAGGCGGCATGCTGATCGCTAAATTAGCGGGCAAGTTATTCGATCACTACAAAGCTTTAGGTACCATCGAGATTGGGTATTACATTATGTTTTTGGTTTGCGGCAGTGCGTATCTGCTGGCCTGGCTGGTTATGCATGCGTTGGCACCCAAAATGAAACAGGTAAGTTTGTAG
- a CDS encoding bifunctional 4-hydroxy-2-oxoglutarate aldolase/2-dehydro-3-deoxy-phosphogluconate aldolase, whose protein sequence is MARFTRLQTYAKMAETGLVPVFYHANLEVCQQVLAASYRAGVRVFEFTNRGDFAHEIFGALNKFAAQHCPNMILGAGTVFEAGTAALYMQLGACFIVSPVLKDDVAITCNRRKVGWIPGCATMGEVSRAEELGAEVVKIFPGDVVGPAFVKSLLAPMPWSTVMVTGGVKPEADNLKAWFQAGVTCVGLGSQLVPADLLKNQDYAGIENHIKTTMDLVKQVRS, encoded by the coding sequence ATGGCCCGCTTTACCCGATTGCAAACCTACGCCAAGATGGCGGAAACCGGCTTGGTGCCGGTATTTTATCATGCTAATTTAGAGGTTTGTCAGCAGGTGCTGGCGGCTTCGTACCGGGCCGGTGTGCGCGTATTTGAATTTACCAACCGCGGCGATTTTGCCCACGAAATTTTTGGTGCGCTTAACAAGTTTGCCGCGCAGCATTGTCCCAACATGATTTTGGGTGCTGGAACTGTTTTCGAAGCCGGTACTGCTGCTTTATACATGCAATTAGGCGCGTGCTTTATTGTATCGCCCGTTTTAAAAGACGATGTAGCTATTACCTGTAACCGCCGCAAAGTAGGCTGGATTCCGGGTTGCGCCACCATGGGCGAAGTGTCGCGGGCCGAAGAATTAGGTGCCGAAGTTGTAAAGATTTTCCCGGGCGATGTGGTAGGACCCGCTTTTGTAAAAAGCTTGCTGGCGCCTATGCCCTGGTCTACGGTAATGGTAACCGGTGGCGTAAAACCCGAAGCCGATAACCTGAAAGCCTGGTTTCAGGCCGGCGTTACTTGTGTGGGCTTAGGTTCGCAATTAGTACCGGCCGATTTATTAAAAAATCAGGATTACGCGGGCATTGAAAACCATATAAAAACCACCATGGATTTGGTAAAGCAAGTAAGATCATAA
- a CDS encoding sugar kinase: MILKTTSVRPVITFGEIMMRLSTPGFARFSQATSFNVTYGGGEANVAVSLAYFGIPAAHVTRFPDNDLGQAATALLRQHRVGTEHIVYGGDRLGLYFLETGAIARPSKVVYDRANSAFAQLEPGMLNWEEILADAQWFHWTGITPAISAGAAQSCLEAIWVANKLGITVSADINYRKNLWQYGKKAHEIMPELVAGCDIIVSSVGDAADILQIKPIKEDADAFTSVCRQIMQQYPKIKKIVNTKRGSVSASHNTLAGMLWNGQELLQTITHDITHIIDRIGGGDAFMAGFIYGLLTYQNDQKALDFAVAASALKHTVEGDANLVTVAEVEPVMEGDSSGRLKR, from the coding sequence TTGATCTTAAAAACTACTTCTGTGCGTCCGGTTATTACTTTTGGCGAAATTATGATGCGGCTTTCTACGCCGGGGTTTGCCCGCTTTTCGCAAGCTACCAGTTTTAATGTTACCTACGGCGGCGGCGAAGCCAATGTAGCCGTGTCGCTGGCTTATTTTGGTATTCCGGCGGCGCACGTTACCCGCTTCCCGGATAATGATTTGGGTCAGGCAGCTACTGCCCTATTGCGTCAGCACCGGGTAGGTACCGAACACATTGTATACGGCGGCGACCGGCTGGGTTTGTATTTCCTGGAAACCGGAGCCATAGCCCGGCCCAGTAAAGTAGTGTACGATCGCGCCAATTCGGCTTTCGCCCAACTAGAACCCGGCATGCTAAACTGGGAAGAAATACTGGCCGATGCCCAATGGTTCCATTGGACCGGCATTACGCCGGCTATTTCGGCGGGTGCTGCCCAAAGTTGCTTGGAAGCGATCTGGGTAGCTAACAAGTTAGGTATAACCGTGTCGGCCGATATTAATTACCGCAAAAATTTGTGGCAATACGGTAAAAAAGCGCACGAGATCATGCCCGAATTAGTAGCTGGCTGCGATATTATTGTGTCAAGTGTAGGTGATGCCGCGGATATTTTGCAGATAAAGCCTATAAAAGAAGATGCCGATGCCTTTACTTCGGTGTGCCGGCAAATCATGCAGCAGTACCCAAAAATTAAAAAAATTGTAAATACCAAAAGAGGTTCGGTGAGCGCTTCGCATAATACTTTAGCCGGTATGCTCTGGAACGGCCAGGAATTGCTGCAAACCATTACCCACGATATTACGCACATTATCGACCGGATTGGTGGCGGCGATGCTTTTATGGCGGGTTTCATTTACGGGCTGCTAACTTACCAAAACGATCAGAAAGCCTTGGATTTTGCGGTAGCGGCTTCGGCGCTCAAACATACCGTAGAAGGCGATGCCAACTTAGTAACCGTAGCCGAAGTAGAGCCGGTAATGGAAGGCGACAGTTCCGGCAGGTTGAAGCGGTAA
- a CDS encoding SDR family NAD(P)-dependent oxidoreductase has product MALSPFDLSGKLALITGGGTGLGLGIAEAFIQAGARVVITGRREEVLQQACKQLGPEASCQVNDVADLESIPGMVQTVEQKHGPLDILVNNAGINLKKHTFEVTDAEFQAIIQTNLNGLFALTREVSKSMAKRQSGSIIMITSMAALYGLPLVSAYSASKSAVLGMTRVLASDLSPQGIRVNAIAPGFIQSPMLLKALETDPERKQKVLGRTPLGGFGQPSDIGLAAVFLASDAARFITGINLPVDGGNSIGF; this is encoded by the coding sequence ATGGCACTATCTCCTTTTGACTTATCTGGTAAATTGGCATTAATTACCGGGGGCGGCACCGGTTTGGGTTTGGGTATCGCCGAGGCATTTATTCAGGCCGGCGCCCGGGTGGTAATTACGGGCCGCCGCGAAGAAGTTTTACAGCAAGCTTGTAAACAGCTTGGCCCTGAGGCCAGCTGCCAGGTAAACGACGTGGCCGATTTAGAATCTATACCGGGAATGGTGCAAACCGTAGAACAAAAACACGGTCCGTTAGACATATTGGTGAACAATGCGGGTATAAATTTAAAAAAACACACCTTTGAGGTGACCGATGCCGAGTTTCAAGCAATTATTCAAACCAACCTAAATGGTTTATTTGCTTTAACCCGCGAAGTCTCTAAGAGTATGGCCAAGCGCCAATCCGGCTCTATTATCATGATTACTTCCATGGCTGCTTTGTACGGTTTACCTTTGGTAAGTGCTTATTCCGCTTCTAAATCGGCGGTGTTGGGCATGACCCGGGTGCTGGCCAGCGATTTATCACCACAAGGGATTCGGGTAAACGCCATTGCGCCAGGTTTTATTCAATCGCCCATGTTGCTGAAAGCCCTGGAAACTGATCCGGAACGCAAACAAAAAGTATTAGGGCGGACGCCTTTGGGTGGTTTTGGACAGCCTTCTGATATTGGCCTGGCTGCCGTATTTCTGGCTTCCGATGCGGCCCGATTTATAACTGGCATTAACCTACCCGTAGACGGGGGTAATTCGATTGGTTTTTAA
- a CDS encoding SIMPL domain-containing protein: MKNAILFFSFFLFLHQWSLAQAQPSAVLPPLVNVSGYAEVKVQPDEISLQVAVETRDKSLDEAKRQNDKNVAAILAYLKKSGVDAKNVQTTYMSVQPIYSGNFGQATPDVYTATKTINVLVKKIDTFDELMAGMYKAGANRVDGIDFRTSDIQKYREQARKLAMQAARQKATALTGELGAKVGRVYSINEAGSNYPGPIAYGRANKMMESAAFDATGGPTIAAGQIIVSASIDVSFLIE; this comes from the coding sequence ATGAAAAACGCGATTTTATTTTTCTCCTTCTTTTTATTTTTGCACCAATGGAGTTTAGCACAAGCTCAGCCTTCGGCGGTTTTACCGCCATTAGTAAATGTTTCGGGCTATGCCGAAGTAAAAGTACAACCCGATGAAATAAGCTTGCAAGTAGCCGTAGAAACCCGCGATAAATCTTTGGATGAAGCCAAAAGGCAAAATGATAAAAATGTAGCGGCAATTTTGGCTTATCTTAAAAAGAGTGGCGTAGATGCTAAAAACGTACAAACTACTTACATGAGCGTGCAACCCATTTACTCCGGTAATTTTGGCCAGGCTACGCCGGATGTGTATACCGCTACTAAAACCATTAATGTTTTGGTTAAGAAAATAGATACTTTTGATGAATTAATGGCGGGGATGTATAAAGCCGGTGCCAACCGCGTAGATGGAATTGATTTTAGAACTTCGGATATACAAAAGTACCGCGAACAAGCCCGTAAATTAGCCATGCAAGCTGCCCGCCAGAAGGCCACTGCCTTAACCGGCGAATTAGGCGCCAAGGTGGGCCGGGTATACTCCATTAACGAAGCCGGCAGTAATTATCCAGGGCCAATTGCCTATGGACGGGCCAATAAAATGATGGAATCAGCAGCGTTTGATGCAACTGGCGGACCAACTATTGCGGCGGGCCAAATTATAGTTTCGGCTTCTATTGATGTTAGTTTCCTGATAGAGTAG